The genomic region atattatattttttccattataattaaaaaaatatatagtaatgtTGAATGAGgggaataattaaaatttatgtaattattattaccgACATCAATATCTTCCATCCAAACTACGGAAGAGGGTCAAGTGTAAATGGAGAATGTTTGAAAggagtgtaagtgtaattttgaagAATCTTTGGGGAGTGTAGTTTTGCATTTTCAGAAGGAATTTTAGTGTAACTAACCCTAAAAGATAGGCTAAATATCTACATCTATAAACTCAAATTCACAACCCCTTATTTGTGAGACCTCTGTCTTACTACTCAAACAATGAATCATTAGTATTAAAATTGTTAACaggtttatataaaaaatggactattcaaaattatttcaatattaacgaatttcaaattcttctaaTATCGGGTCATTTGAAATCCATCCATCAAATCTAAATTCATCAATTCTACGCATATGATTGTGGGGCTAAGTAAGAATCTAAGGTTCAAATATATTGtgatatagtaaaaaatataaaatatatagggaTATAATCATTAAGAATCTTGTGAAAGGGCCGGATAAGAATATTACCAAAATATTCAAGTAACACCATTATTTACAAGAAGCTCATTAACCATTACCATGAATTAATAAactttatgatttatttatttatttattttcaaaaacttgCTAGCTTAATCAGGCTAATCCTAGTTACCTCAtgtgataattaaaataaaacaaaagcttcctaaattaaaaaaaaaaaagacattataatattttataaaaagaaatattttactccttatatgttttattataattataagagtCTAAATATTCAACTGACACGCAATTTTATTTCCTCTGAAATCGCACGAAGccaaaaaatgagatttgTTCGAGGCAAAAGACAACACAAATTGCtagttcaatatttttgtaaataattgcaaaatagataatattcaATGGCAAATTAAGAACACAATAAAACTGATGGGAgtttgatacttttttttttttttttcaaatattaaggtgccttttgattttttttttaatttttaagtcatTAATTGAATATTCATTGCTACTTAGGCTTTGAACAGAATATACActtgaattattattcttgTTGAGGCCTTTCCAAGAATCAAATCAAACAGCAAAGACACAACTAACACGattctaaatataaatcaaattaatcttgATAATAAAAGAGCAATTTCGATTAATTTTCTCCCAATTTCTACAGCCACCGAGTGTTGAAATGGATCGGTTTGCTCCCCGTCAAGAACAGAGATTCAGAAGCAGAGGAAAGGATATACAccagatatttcaaataacGGACAAAAGATCTCCTATTTACAACAAAGTCCCCAAAATCTCTTCGCCGCCGCAGACTTTCTGGCCATCAATTGCCGGAGCTTCACGCCGATTTCGCGTCAACGTTGCTGAGAAAAGGGTGCGACAGAAGCTGCGTCGCTCTCCACCTTTTACCTGAATCCTTCTGTAAACAGCACTCGATAAAGCTCCTGAAATTTTCCGACGTACTTTCCGGCAAGGCCGGCGGCTCGCCGAAGCATATGGCGCACATCAGCGTCGCCCAGTCCGGCCGTTGGCCCGGCGCCAGGTATGGGAAATGGCCCATGTAGAGTTCCAACAGAGTCAATCCCAAGCTCCAAATGTCTCCGGCGTACCCGTCGTAGTTCGACCCGTATGTATCCGGGTCAAACCGCTCCGGACTCATGTACGCGCACGTACCCACGTAGGAATTGCAGGGATCCAATGTTCTCTGCATGATCTTACTGACCCCAAAATCGGAGATCTTCACTTCCATCTTCTGATTGACTAATATGTTGGACGGCTTCAGATCGCGGTGAATTATCTTGTGCGCGTGCAAGTACTCCAGCCCGCTGAGCACTTGGTGGCAGATTTTCGCGAGGAGCTGTTCGGTGAAAACGACGCCGTTCTTCAGCAGCGTCTCGAGGGTGCCCATGTCCATGTGCTCCATACAGATGGCGATATCCCCGCCGGGGATATCGAAGACGCCGTGGCACTTGATGACGTAAGGCGAGTCGGTGCGCCGGAGGATGGAGACCTCGCGCAGGATCTGGCGGCGGAAGGCGGGGTCGCTGTCGCCGTGGACGACTTTCAAAGCGTAGATCGCGGAGGTGTGCTTGTGGCGGACTTTGTACACGGTGCCGCCGTTCCCGTGGCCGAGGACTTGGAGTTTCTCCAGGTCAGCGGCGGAGATGGAGGCGGTAGCGGCCGAGGCGGTGGAGGAGGTGGCTGATGGGGGAAGGGGGAGAGGGAAGCGGGGGCAGCGCTCGGAGGAGTCGGGGAGAGGGAGGCGGAGATTGAGGTGGCGGCGTTCACGGACAACGGGGGGGTAGGTAGGGCCCACTTAAATAggttataaataattatattttaaaaaaaattacttgaatTTGCATGAGATCATGAGGATCTTTTttgggattttatttttaatttatatttttttaaagaagaaaTGGAGAGAGTGGAGTAAGAATGATAGCGTCACAGGTGACGTAATAGGAAAGCAGAAACGGTAATAAGTACGATGAGCCCAACAACCATTGTTCCTTCCTACAATGTTTGTAGCTGTAAGGTTTTCTAGCAGTAAATGAGTAGATTCAGAGCTTGTTTGGTTCGGCGGAAAATGCAGAATAAACGTACGAGGGGTGGAAGTAAacataaatgtatatatatataaattaataaaaaattaaaattaaatgataaattaatcaacaagaaaatggagaggcAAACCTATCTTCTTAACGCAATGTACTGATCAATGTTTGCCTCATTTGTCTATCGCTTGTGGAATGAAAGAAATCAGAAACGATTTTAATATCTttgcaaaagtatttttattcgTACATATCTTATCATAGATCAagttaagaataaattatacgGGCTTCACCGTCCACACTCATTATAGGTAGTCGGTACCTATAGAGTATACAAAATAGTACGGATACAGTGAACAACACGGCTCACACGCCACAATGTTGTTATAATTTCAAGCTgaaaaaatgttatatttgcacgattttattttacattaatgaaattctcttaaataaaaaagaaaaaacttatatttaattttatttttgtctgtACCAAacatatagaaatatttaaaatttcactttcCATCATTCCCGTCTCCTTtcaattctcattttctttttttttcccttttcctctTACGGAACTGGACAAAGCATTAGGCTGTATTTGTTTGATTGGAATGTGGTTGTGATATAATGATTACATGTTATACTgattttcattgttttttaaGTGTTTTAATCACGTGATAAATGTAAgaatattgattttataaataatttaggtGTGAGCATGTTGCTTCACGGTAGGTCATGGGGAGAAATATTCAATCATTCAACTACACATCACAtcaatctttatatatatatcatattaattgttgcaattatatttttttgtatcaactcaaaacacatactataaaaatacatataatttctaataaaattattattatagtctAACAGTTAATATTGAAATCTCATAAACACGTTTAAGATCATCTATTCGAATCTCATTTGtgtgaattttacaaaaatgaatgAGTCTATGTAATTTGAATCGATCTCCATTTATTCGTTAGGTAGGGCTGACAGAATTTGAACCcgtgataatttcatacccaGAAAAAATGCGTTACCAAGCTGCACCACATCCCTTCACTGTTTTACAGTGTCATTGTGAAGAACTCGATCTTTTTTCCCCCCCATATCCCTATCAAATAAGACCTACTACTCGTATTTCTTACTAAACGACTAACCAAGtcattaaaatgaaaaacagaGGCACGAGGGGTTAAATTAATTGTGCAAATAtgataatttgcttcattgtaagaatatttatctcacttaCTGCAATTTTATCGTAATATATATCTCAGTTTATTATAGCGTGAGTGTATTGTTCGAATGATGTACTGctcaatttattgattttagtataataatataaccaccgtctatactatatataagaGGTGGTCTCCcttatttttgcttttctttttactcACTAACTTTCACATGTGCCCCACTATCTAGAAGTGGTAAAAACTATTCGAATatcatcaatttaaataattgtcaTATCATCTGTGAATCAACGATTTGCATTGAGTTGTACAATTAATTTctccataattataaatacatagcTCTTAAATGTCGGACATATTCACTTAccacatttattattttttaagctaTTCTTGTATCGACAGTAGTAACTCTAGCATAAAAGATcgataattgaaatttatataatagtttTCTCTCCAAGCTTTGTGGATGTCGATATTCAAAGACCATCTTAATGACTTGAGATGAAATTGAAAGActaaacataaaacaaaaagatcaaaatttcGATCGCAGATCACAAACATTCACAAGTCGAACTTTCTACATTGAAAGAGGTATTCAGTACTAGAAGAGTTCATCgcatgtattattttttttgatcgATTGTAACTCATTGTATCACTTAATGCATTCACTTACAATGAATatgttgaaagaaaataaagaattataataaaaataaggataaatttatcataattataaatatctcatcatatgtgaaaaattataaatatcttctgAAAATTAATGACCTTCTAACAAATGCTCCATTTGTAACAATCCATTTTACTGGGTATTTGTTACCAAATCGTTTATTCTTGGaggatattataattttttcaaacaataagagagtatttgtaattacgacaaatctaaaagaaaaaactctttataatttaccttaaaaaaatgaatttatactcacattcataaaatttaagttcACAACTTTTTAATTGTAAGATCTCGATATTACTGCTCTAGACAGTGTTGACgaacaataattattagacAGAAGTAGgtagatatttaattaatgattcgTTTACATTCAGATATAAGTCTGGATTGTATCATTTATCCAATTGTATaaaccattttctttttatgatatCGGCGCAATCCGAATCTTACAAGACCGGGACAAGTCCTGATTGGGCTTGATATGAAATCAGACCACATGTGACCTAATTGAGAAATCCAGGTAAAAGTGGATCTTTTCCTACATTTTCttactattaaattttttttatccatcacttaatctaatcaaataaacaacttataatttttattaatttatcaaattttacaataaattcattcGCGTCCTATCAACCATTTATCCAAATCACGAAAGTAAACGAGCCTTAAATGGATAAGTATGATAGTAGTGTAGGGGGCCAGTGGCCATCTCCTTCGTGCACCAACTGGACATTTCTTTTTCGTGTTCGTGACGCACAAGTTGCCTTGGACTACATGCAATTTCATTATTGGACATCCATATTGCtctttaactaattaaaacttTCCAATATGAATATACTGAGAAATTactattgaattatttttaaaatttaatataattataaatattttttcatgacgagaaaaatttctttgtatttttcacGTGCATTATTCTTTCATCAACctactaaaaaatatgtattaactataaaaaattaagtattattaattatatcgatattttaaattatgtttgtTTGATTCAGGTGAAAAGACTTAGTACAAATATATcttattctaaatttgattagaaaaaaataaatttaaaatgcaaattttgagaaatccaagaaaatatatatattgtgtttgtatctgaaaaattaaaatattcgtGCTTTCAGTCACCTAACTATCCACTAGATGATGAACAAGTTTAAAGTAtacctttaattaattttgtttctatcataagatattaattaattatgtgattagttactaatggaaatatttttatttgtattagtTTAGTAAAAGAGAGGgctaattatttagttttaaatatcccatatataattaactttttaatttggaCCTCGTGATATgatgattattaaaatattaaggtatattacaaaaaaaaaaataatattagtgaNNNNNNNNNNAATTAATATTAGTGAtgagatattaattaattatgataaaatcaaagtagtcatatatatatatatatatatatataataaagtgtCATAATTGATACCATCCACCTAAAACAATGTACACaagattacaaaatatatattaattagtgcATGGCATAATATATTCATGACTAATATAGTAGTTGAAAATTTAGGTGCAtatcatttctttaattttactattttaatttttttgtcttattgt from Sesamum indicum cultivar Zhongzhi No. 13 linkage group LG3, S_indicum_v1.0, whole genome shotgun sequence harbors:
- the LOC105158498 gene encoding mitogen-activated protein kinase kinase 9-like, whose protein sequence is MSVDVGPTYPPVVRERRHLNLRLPLPDSSERCPRFPLPLPPSATSSTASAATASISAADLEKLQVLGHGNGGTVYKVRHKHTSAIYALKVVHGDSDPAFRRQILREVSILRRTDSPYVIKCHGVFDIPGGDIAICMEHMDMGTLETLLKNGVVFTEQLLAKICHQVLSGLEYLHAHKIIHRDLKPSNILVNQKMEVKISDFGVSKIMQRTLDPCNSYVGTCAYMSPERFDPDTYGSNYDGYAGDIWSLGLTLLELYMGHFPYLAPGQRPDWATLMCAICFGEPPALPESTSENFRSFIECCLQKDSGKRWRATQLLSHPFLSNVDAKSA